TGGTCCTGTtgctccttcctgccttctccATCCCTCGTGTGTGGGAACCACAACGGCTTTAGACTGGAGGTGAGCCCAGCCGAACCTGCCCGTGTTCGAGCCTTCTCTGTGGGGTCACGTGTCAGCCTCAGGCTTGGGGGTGGCAGAGCTGGCCAGGTGACAAGTGGCACAATAGGAGCCACATCTGCTTCCATCACCGAATTTTCTCCTTCTattaaggagaagggaaaacaagTTAAAAGCAAATCAACAAGGTAGGGTTATGGTGACTGCAAAAGAAAGTTCGGGTTTTACCGAAACGTTAGCATCTGTGTCAGGTTAAGGAGGATCTGTGTTTGTTGCTTTGGAGTGGGTATGATGTGCTGTTGTTGAATTGTACTGGGAAGTGCTTACAAGTGTGCTTCTAGTGGGGCACACACCAGTATCTGATGGCTACACTGGGCTAGTAAGTTGTGCATCTATTTCAAAATATTTGCACATcatctttattgtattttgatgcatcatatatatatatatatatatatatatatatatatatatatatatatatatatatatatatatatatatatatatatatatatatatatatatatatatatatatatatatatatatatatatatatatatatatatatatatatatatatatatatatatatatatatatatatatatatatatatatatatatatatatatatatatataatatatgtctCTACTAGAGATATGAAAGTTTACCTGCTGCTGTGATAAGACGTTTGTCTGCATGGGTCATGCCATATTAATAGCATGGCTCATTTCATGCACCTAGGTACATGACCAGCATTTCATGTCTGGCAATATTGACATTTAGtgtgaataaaacagaaaaaaatgtatagataaTATTAATTGGTATTTAAAAGCATCAAAGGTGAGTATAATCTTGATTCTTTGTATGCCCATGAATGGTTTATTAGtgttttgtaagtttttttcagtaaatattATAGATGTCATTTTCCAGTATTTATAATATCTGCatatagtgaaagaaaatatatttcctGCAATATTTTTCACAGAAATGAAGATGCTTATCAAGATGATAATTTTTCTTGGTTTAACCAAATCTGCCTTCCACAAACATGCATCAAGTCTCAGTATTGTTTTAATAATTTCTTTAGCAATACATTATCTAACAAATTGTAAGTATATTGTTTACTTTGAATGAGTTTTTCACTccttaaaaataaagagaatactAATGTGAGCATTTTTTCTTGCAGTGCCCCAATCTTAGGGTCATCACCAATATCAAACTCCTGGTCTGGGACACCTGGGACTTTCTTCCGAGGTTTTCTCCAAGCCCGAAGTCAAGAACGTAATGAAGATCTCATGGAGTTTGATTTTTCTAAGAACAAGAGTTGTGACAGTATATCcgctgaaaaggaaaagaagagtagtAGCTTTGAAAGCATTAAAAGAACTCTAACTGGTCAGAGGCATCGCTCCAACTCTAAATCCTCAGGGAATGGTAAATCATCTGTATTTGATTCCATAAAACGGGACAAGAAAAAATCAGAAAGCGAATTGTCTAACAAGAGCATTGACCTGTCAGAAAGGAATCGTTTGTGTGAAGTTGAGATCAATCCAAGTCCCCATAGGAAGACTTCCGATTCCCTTGATGGCTACCTCCCTATGAAGCCTGCCATCCCTTCTCAGTCTCTTTGTACCTCAGAATATGTTGACATGAGTAGCAAAGAGTCTTTAAATCGGCACTTTCCAGAAAGATATTTAGAAATGTCTGGAGGAAATGATAGATTAACTTGGTCTTCTTCTTCAGGAACACATGAGGAATATGTAGATATGAGTCAAGGAAAGGGATTGGGATTACTTCCAATCACTCCAATCTCCTCGGGTTCCACAAATACCAACAGCTCATCTTCCGCTGGTGCTAGAGTCAGAAAGATGTCGTCCACTCTAAATCCCAACTTGTCTTCCCAACACAATTCTCACATGGACGATTACATGTCCATAGACCTGCTTAACAATCTTGAAGCTTCTCATTCCTATGAtggagaaaagcaaagaaagaaagataagagaaatatgaaaagaaagtcaTTTAAGGATagttcaagaaaaaagaaatctgagCCCATTAGTGTAACAGGCaagagtggtgatagtgatggagcACATGAAATTGCTAAGAAAGGCACAAGCCCTTTGTCGTCATTTTCCACTCTTTGGGGGCGGAAAAACTCCTCGGGCACCACACCTCCAAAGACGCCTCTCTCTCCTACTGGCAGCCCTTTGCCAAAGTCAACCCGAGGAACACCTAGTCCATTTTCAAGTCTTACTCGAAACAAAAACCGGGACGACAGAGACAGTCATAGAGAAagtggaagtaaagaaaatgttggGGGAATGACCTCTAGTGTCAGTTCAGGCATTGGCACTAGTTGCATCAAGGAATCTAGCAGGGAGGCTGAGGAGAGTGCCATATCAGGTGATGGCTCAGGCATCACTGCATCCTTACAAACAGTTCCTAGTGTTAATGAACCAATGAGTAAGCAAAAGgatggcagcagtagtggttcTAAAAGGTCTTCAGGTATATTTGAAACTCCTCAAGGAGATGTGAAGGAGGATAATCAGGCAGCTGCCACCACAGAATTGCCTGGTCAGAATGTGCCCAGTGTCATACAACCATCACATTCTAGTAGTAATGATCATGGGGCATATGTAAATTTGGCACCAGGTTCTTGTGAGAAAAATTTGACAGTAGAAAGCAGACAACGAAAATTATCTGATATCTCAGCATCATCAGATTACATGAATATATCTCCATTGGGCTCAAGCAAATCCTCAGAGAGTGATATGCATCAGTCCCGCGAATACATGAACATGTGTCCTGGAGGGCATCCCGAACCTGCTCAAGCTTCTACTTCTGTCACAGCTTCCcagcctcctcctactcctcctactcctcctcctcctcctcccagtggtAGTGAAGCATCTCCCACAGGAAAGTGCCAtgacatagaaaaaaataatcaagagaGCACCCCAAAGAGTGGAACCAGTGCCTTTAGGCAGCAGAGTGGAAAGGATAGTAACAGGTTAAGTGTCGGCTGTACACCAGAATCAGATGGTAGCAATGAAGAAAGTGGCTACTTGCTCATGACTCCTGGACAGGCTGCACCAAAACCACTTTCTCCTCAAACAGTTACCCACAGGCCAGACATTCCCCCAAGTCTTCTTGGTGACCATTCAAATTCAACGCTAACAGCCACCCTCGAACGACTTAATTTAAACTCAGGATCAAACAATGGAACTGAACGGTGTCGGAGTCACAGTGGTCCCGGGGCTCCAGAAGGAAGTGCTGTCAGTAATGAGGTGCGTGTCAAGAAGCAGCTGTCAGAGCCCAGGGCTGGTTCAAGTAGTGCAGGAACCAGTGAAAAAGCAGCTTCAGCTTGTTCCTCACCAGTGTCATATTCCCCGCCAACGTCACCAACGCTGGGTGGTTCTGTTTCCTCAGTGTCCTCCTTAAGTGAAGGGGGTCTCTCCTCAGCATCATCCACTTGTACTGTGGTTAACGTGGGTGTGACCCGAAGGGAAGGGGGATCTGGTGGAGCAAACAAGGTTCAGGAGACATCAGGAGATTCAACAGTGCATTCCACTGCTCCTGCTGCATCCAGTCAGCAGTCTCTAAGTgctgttggtagtggtagtaaagaTAGTGGGCTTAATTATGTGTCATTGGACCTTGGTCCTACTAAAAGTGTGGGTGTGAGGCCCTCTCCTCGAACTGCCCATCGAGCTGTGAGTGGGACCCCTACTCCAAGCACGACCACTCAGGAGCCAGtagcagaagatgaagatgaacgtCTCAGTTATGCTCAAATAGATTTCACGAAGAGCGAGGGTTTAcgaaccacctctctctcccgtGACCATCGACACTAACacattcattctccttcctgTACATTAGGTCagagtgattttttattttcctggcaCATGAAGTTTGTGTACTGTGGCTTATAAGCTCATTTTAAATGTTATTGATCTGTGAAATTGCCTTCATTGTGCACACTGACTTAAAAGTTTCTGTATAATCTGTGAGGGTCATTTTGAATATTTGAAGTAATATTTGGTAGTGCTCACTTTTGAATATTTGAAATTTATACCATTTCCTAAGAGTTGTTATTTGTTTACTGCAGCTGCAATATACTTAGTCATAATTTGATGTTTACTGTGGTTGGTACACATTTATTGTCCATCAACACTTACTTTAAGAAAATTATTTGGGTCCACATTCCAGCAGTGATGTGTGCCATAGGCATCTCGTGCCAATGCCATTCACCAAGTCCACTCTCTTTATTTTGCCAGAATTTTTTTCAAACCTAAAAAGGCAATTTAAATGGTGGATTTCTCACAGCAACAAGTGATGAAATACTTGTGATATTCATGGAAAGTATGTATTTCTTGTAGCAATGTGCTGACATACAAGACTGCTGATCTTTATACCAGTTCAGTGTTCCTGTTTAGCTGTGCTTTGGAATGATGATCAATTGTCAATAAACAATGTAACACTAGAATTGAATTGCATAAGGTAACTAAAGGCatcttttactttatatatatatatatatatatatatatatatatatatatatatatatatatatatatctatctctctctctctctctctctctctctctctctctctctctctctctctctctctctctctctctctctctctctctctctctctctctctctctatatatatatatatatatatatatatatatatatatatatatatatatatatatatatatatatatatatatatatatatatatatatatatatatatatatatatatatatatatatatatatatatatatatatatatatatatatatatatatatatatatatatatatatatatatatatatatatatatatatatatatatatatatatatatatatatatatatatatatatatatatatatatatatatatatatatatatatatatatatatatatatatatatatatatatatatatatatatatatatatatatatatatatatatatatatatatatatatatatatatacacacacacacacacacacacacacacacacacacacacacacacacacacacacacacacacacacacacacacagattggaatatgcaggagttgtgtggactcccataaaaagaaacacataagaaaattagagagactacaaaaaatggctacaagaatggttccagaatttaaagggatggcatatgaggagagactaaaggcaatggatctaccaaccttggagcagagaagagagaggggggatctgatacaagtttataaattgattaacggaatggatgaagtggataatgagaaactgatactgagagaagaatatgactttagaagcacaagatcgcatagtaagaaactaaggaagggacgatgtctgagaga
The sequence above is drawn from the Portunus trituberculatus isolate SZX2019 chromosome 41, ASM1759143v1, whole genome shotgun sequence genome and encodes:
- the LOC123516473 gene encoding insulin receptor substrate 1-like isoform X6, with the translated sequence MMQNRIRNAGHGSNNEDVVKSGYLKKLKTMKKKFFVLRRDSGPDHPARLEYYDNEKKFISGTLPKKPIILSTCLSINRKEDPKHNHVIALYTNHDSLSVAAESESEMIEWLDFLKHHVRQTVSGTEGQSRKMYEHVWLVAVQQRSLGSSKGLTGKHHFCLTYKSIALVRVGDCQKKIEFPLNSIRRCGHTGSFFFLGLGRSAVTGAGDIWMLTEDAVIAENMHSIIKKAMEDPCNNINEDPVSRERTKSMSNNRSFDGGGGGSCTRERCGSMPSRSRTSSEGSVQNAPNKLQAHICPHQMDGSLCPHITRPQSIPGSSESVESNPSVDDMDGLPIGLAYDSNREGLYSVEEGSYMHMKGGSVESGSGFHPHSHPHPPFTLPIMSSRIIGPSLSRGLVSPVSVCGSEGPNLNSPQDNYMDMASPSERKHLGLHGLSLDHNYMCMDRQQSQTDGSSGPESSGYMSMAPLNSPGNVHPTWPSYSSSQVSSPPNSVSHSRIPSLVDENTDNYLPMMPRGHGGELTYGDVSARDRSDAYLDMTPTPAVPTPIPCSPSEDDSFPEMSPGSSCSFTSGTPSSDHRFPDFIAEKSGSGSYYGCSEDDDSSLDRPIRTNSVGSKPEQYRSRKNRLEVSPAEPARVRAFSVGSRVSLRLGGGRAGQVTSGTIGATSASITEFSPSIKEKGKQVKSKSTSAPILGSSPISNSWSGTPGTFFRGFLQARSQERNEDLMEFDFSKNKSCDSISAEKEKKSSSFESIKRTLTGQRHRSNSKSSGNGKSSVFDSIKRDKKKSESELSNKSIDLSERNRLCEVEINPSPHRKTSDSLDGYLPMKPAIPSQSLCTSEYVDMSSKESLNRHFPERYLEMSGGNDRLTWSSSSGTHEEYVDMSQGKGLGLLPITPISSGSTNTNSSSSAGARVRKMSSTLNPNLSSQHNSHMDDYMSIDLLNNLEASHSYDGEKQRKKDKRNMKRKSFKDSSRKKKSEPISVTGKSGDSDGAHEIAKKGTSPLSSFSTLWGRKNSSGTTPPKTPLSPTGSPLPKSTRGTPSPFSSLTRNKNRDDRDSHRESGSKENVGGMTSSVSSGIGTSCIKESSREAEESAISGDGSGITASLQTVPSVNEPMSKQKDGSSSGSKRSSGIFETPQGDVKEDNQAAATTELPGQNVPSVIQPSHSSSNDHGAYVNLAPGSCEKNLTVESRQRKLSDISASSDYMNISPLGSSKSSESDMHQSREYMNMCPGGHPEPAQASTSVTASQPPPTPPTPPPPPPSGSEASPTGKCHDIEKNNQESTPKSGTSAFRQQSGKDSNRLSVGCTPESDGSNEESGYLLMTPGQAAPKPLSPQTVTHRPDIPPSLLGDHSNSTLTATLERLNLNSGSNNGTERCRSHSGPGAPEGSAVSNEVRVKKQLSEPRAGSSSAGTSEKAASACSSPVSYSPPTSPTLGGSVSSVSSLSEGGLSSASSTCTVVNVGVTRREGGSGGANKVQETSGDSTVHSTAPAASSQQSLSAVGSGSKDSGLNYVSLDLGPTKSVGVRPSPRTAHRAVSGTPTPSTTTQEPVAEDEDERLSYAQIDFTKSEGLRTTSLSRDHRH
- the LOC123516473 gene encoding insulin receptor substrate 1-like isoform X1 → MQGMFGEEEMEEVREAVVRGGSGGGGVTETSARRRGRDSPVLQKVAVLLARVCSHTRLVPAPRPLWPCLAPHTQKLAAAAAAAAELVAVVAVIVEVEGGSSRASSQQFTMKKKFFVLRRDSGPDHPARLEYYDNEKKFISGTLPKKPIILSTCLSINRKEDPKHNHVIALYTNHDSLSVAAESESEMIEWLDFLKHHVRQTVSGTEGQSRKMYEHVWLVAVQQRSLGSSKGLTGKHHFCLTYKSIALVRVGDCQKKIEFPLNSIRRCGHTGSFFFLGLGRSAVTGAGDIWMLTEDAVIAENMHSIIKKAMEDPCNNINEDPVSRERTKSMSNNRSFDGGGGGSCTRERCGSMPSRSRTSSEGSVQNAPNKLQAHICPHQMDGSLCPHITRPQSMYSPSLSSSYSPPFSSFLFSPGSSESVESNPSVDDMDGLPIGLAYDSNREGLYSVEEGSYMHMKGGSVESGSGFHPHSHPHPPFTLPIMSSRIIGPSLSRGLVSPVSVCGSEGPNLNSPQDNYMDMASPSERKHLGLHGLSLDHNYMCMDRQQSQTDGSSGPESSGYMSMAPLNSPGNVHPTWPSYSSSQVSSPPNSVSHSRIPSLVDENTDNYLPMMPRGHGGELTYGDVSARDRSDAYLDMTPTPAVPTPIPCSPSEDDSFPEMSPGSSCSFTSGTPSSDHRFPDFIAEKSGSGSYYGCSEDDDSSLDRPIRTNSVGSKPEQYRSRKNRLEVSPAEPARVRAFSVGSRVSLRLGGGRAGQVTSGTIGATSASITEFSPSIKEKGKQVKSKSTSAPILGSSPISNSWSGTPGTFFRGFLQARSQERNEDLMEFDFSKNKSCDSISAEKEKKSSSFESIKRTLTGQRHRSNSKSSGNGKSSVFDSIKRDKKKSESELSNKSIDLSERNRLCEVEINPSPHRKTSDSLDGYLPMKPAIPSQSLCTSEYVDMSSKESLNRHFPERYLEMSGGNDRLTWSSSSGTHEEYVDMSQGKGLGLLPITPISSGSTNTNSSSSAGARVRKMSSTLNPNLSSQHNSHMDDYMSIDLLNNLEASHSYDGEKQRKKDKRNMKRKSFKDSSRKKKSEPISVTGKSGDSDGAHEIAKKGTSPLSSFSTLWGRKNSSGTTPPKTPLSPTGSPLPKSTRGTPSPFSSLTRNKNRDDRDSHRESGSKENVGGMTSSVSSGIGTSCIKESSREAEESAISGDGSGITASLQTVPSVNEPMSKQKDGSSSGSKRSSGIFETPQGDVKEDNQAAATTELPGQNVPSVIQPSHSSSNDHGAYVNLAPGSCEKNLTVESRQRKLSDISASSDYMNISPLGSSKSSESDMHQSREYMNMCPGGHPEPAQASTSVTASQPPPTPPTPPPPPPSGSEASPTGKCHDIEKNNQESTPKSGTSAFRQQSGKDSNRLSVGCTPESDGSNEESGYLLMTPGQAAPKPLSPQTVTHRPDIPPSLLGDHSNSTLTATLERLNLNSGSNNGTERCRSHSGPGAPEGSAVSNEVRVKKQLSEPRAGSSSAGTSEKAASACSSPVSYSPPTSPTLGGSVSSVSSLSEGGLSSASSTCTVVNVGVTRREGGSGGANKVQETSGDSTVHSTAPAASSQQSLSAVGSGSKDSGLNYVSLDLGPTKSVGVRPSPRTAHRAVSGTPTPSTTTQEPVAEDEDERLSYAQIDFTKSEGLRTTSLSRDHRH
- the LOC123516473 gene encoding insulin receptor substrate 1-like isoform X7; amino-acid sequence: MATVKMVVITEFIKIITTTKTTMKKKFFVLRRDSGPDHPARLEYYDNEKKFISGTLPKKPIILSTCLSINRKEDPKHNHVIALYTNHDSLSVAAESESEMIEWLDFLKHHVRQTVSGTEGQSRKMYEHVWLVAVQQRSLGSSKGLTGKHHFCLTYKSIALVRVGDCQKKIEFPLNSIRRCGHTGSFFFLGLGRSAVTGAGDIWMLTEDAVIAENMHSIIKKAMEDPCNNINEDPVSRERTKSMSNNRSFDGGGGGSCTRERCGSMPSRSRTSSEGSVQNAPNKLQAHICPHQMDGSLCPHITRPQSIPGSSESVESNPSVDDMDGLPIGLAYDSNREGLYSVEEGSYMHMKGGSVESGSGFHPHSHPHPPFTLPIMSSRIIGPSLSRGLVSPVSVCGSEGPNLNSPQDNYMDMASPSERKHLGLHGLSLDHNYMCMDRQQSQTDGSSGPESSGYMSMAPLNSPGNVHPTWPSYSSSQVSSPPNSVSHSRIPSLVDENTDNYLPMMPRGHGGELTYGDVSARDRSDAYLDMTPTPAVPTPIPCSPSEDDSFPEMSPGSSCSFTSGTPSSDHRFPDFIAEKSGSGSYYGCSEDDDSSLDRPIRTNSVGSKPEQYRSRKNRLEVSPAEPARVRAFSVGSRVSLRLGGGRAGQVTSGTIGATSASITEFSPSIKEKGKQVKSKSTSAPILGSSPISNSWSGTPGTFFRGFLQARSQERNEDLMEFDFSKNKSCDSISAEKEKKSSSFESIKRTLTGQRHRSNSKSSGNGKSSVFDSIKRDKKKSESELSNKSIDLSERNRLCEVEINPSPHRKTSDSLDGYLPMKPAIPSQSLCTSEYVDMSSKESLNRHFPERYLEMSGGNDRLTWSSSSGTHEEYVDMSQGKGLGLLPITPISSGSTNTNSSSSAGARVRKMSSTLNPNLSSQHNSHMDDYMSIDLLNNLEASHSYDGEKQRKKDKRNMKRKSFKDSSRKKKSEPISVTGKSGDSDGAHEIAKKGTSPLSSFSTLWGRKNSSGTTPPKTPLSPTGSPLPKSTRGTPSPFSSLTRNKNRDDRDSHRESGSKENVGGMTSSVSSGIGTSCIKESSREAEESAISGDGSGITASLQTVPSVNEPMSKQKDGSSSGSKRSSGIFETPQGDVKEDNQAAATTELPGQNVPSVIQPSHSSSNDHGAYVNLAPGSCEKNLTVESRQRKLSDISASSDYMNISPLGSSKSSESDMHQSREYMNMCPGGHPEPAQASTSVTASQPPPTPPTPPPPPPSGSEASPTGKCHDIEKNNQESTPKSGTSAFRQQSGKDSNRLSVGCTPESDGSNEESGYLLMTPGQAAPKPLSPQTVTHRPDIPPSLLGDHSNSTLTATLERLNLNSGSNNGTERCRSHSGPGAPEGSAVSNEVRVKKQLSEPRAGSSSAGTSEKAASACSSPVSYSPPTSPTLGGSVSSVSSLSEGGLSSASSTCTVVNVGVTRREGGSGGANKVQETSGDSTVHSTAPAASSQQSLSAVGSGSKDSGLNYVSLDLGPTKSVGVRPSPRTAHRAVSGTPTPSTTTQEPVAEDEDERLSYAQIDFTKSEGLRTTSLSRDHRH
- the LOC123516473 gene encoding mucin-12-like isoform X3: MQGMFGEEEMEEVREAVVRGGSGGGGVTETSARRRGRDSPVLQKVAVLLARVCSHTRLVPAPRPLWPCLAPHTQKLAAAAAAAAELVAVVAVIVEVEGGSSRASSQQFTMKKKFFVLRRDSGPDHPARLEYYDNEKKFISGTLPKKPIILSTCLSINRKEDPKHNHVIALYTNHDSLSVAAESESEMIEWLDFLKHHVRQTVSGTEGQSRKMYEHVWLVAVQQRSLGSSKGLTGKHHFCLTYKSIALVRVGDCQKKIEFPLNSIRRCGHTGSFFFLGLGRSAVTGAGDIWMLTEDAVIAENMHSIIKKAMEDPCNNINEDPVSRERTKSMSNNRSFDGGGGGSCTRERCGSMPSRSRTSSEGSVQNAPNKLQAHICPHQMDGSLCPHITRPQSMYSPSLSSSYSPPFSSFLFSPGSSESVESNPSVDDMDGLPIGLAYDSNREGLYSVEEGSYMHMKGGSVESGSGFHPHSHPHPPFTLPIMSSRIIGPSLSRGLVSPVSVCGSEGPNLNSPQDNYMDMASPSERKHLGLHGLSLDHNYMCMDRQQSQTDGSSGPESSGYMSMAPLNSPGNVHPTWPSYSSSQVSSPPNSVSHSRIPSLVDENTDNYLPMMPRGHGGELTYGDVSARDRSDAYLDMTPTPAVPTPIPCSPSEDDSFPEMSPGSSCSFTSGTPSSDHRFPDFIAEKSGSGSYYGCSEDDDSSLDRPIRTNSVGSKPEQYRSRKNSAPILGSSPISNSWSGTPGTFFRGFLQARSQERNEDLMEFDFSKNKSCDSISAEKEKKSSSFESIKRTLTGQRHRSNSKSSGNGKSSVFDSIKRDKKKSESELSNKSIDLSERNRLCEVEINPSPHRKTSDSLDGYLPMKPAIPSQSLCTSEYVDMSSKESLNRHFPERYLEMSGGNDRLTWSSSSGTHEEYVDMSQGKGLGLLPITPISSGSTNTNSSSSAGARVRKMSSTLNPNLSSQHNSHMDDYMSIDLLNNLEASHSYDGEKQRKKDKRNMKRKSFKDSSRKKKSEPISVTGKSGDSDGAHEIAKKGTSPLSSFSTLWGRKNSSGTTPPKTPLSPTGSPLPKSTRGTPSPFSSLTRNKNRDDRDSHRESGSKENVGGMTSSVSSGIGTSCIKESSREAEESAISGDGSGITASLQTVPSVNEPMSKQKDGSSSGSKRSSGIFETPQGDVKEDNQAAATTELPGQNVPSVIQPSHSSSNDHGAYVNLAPGSCEKNLTVESRQRKLSDISASSDYMNISPLGSSKSSESDMHQSREYMNMCPGGHPEPAQASTSVTASQPPPTPPTPPPPPPSGSEASPTGKCHDIEKNNQESTPKSGTSAFRQQSGKDSNRLSVGCTPESDGSNEESGYLLMTPGQAAPKPLSPQTVTHRPDIPPSLLGDHSNSTLTATLERLNLNSGSNNGTERCRSHSGPGAPEGSAVSNEVRVKKQLSEPRAGSSSAGTSEKAASACSSPVSYSPPTSPTLGGSVSSVSSLSEGGLSSASSTCTVVNVGVTRREGGSGGANKVQETSGDSTVHSTAPAASSQQSLSAVGSGSKDSGLNYVSLDLGPTKSVGVRPSPRTAHRAVSGTPTPSTTTQEPVAEDEDERLSYAQIDFTKSEGLRTTSLSRDHRH